Proteins from a genomic interval of Leptospira kanakyensis:
- the mraY gene encoding phospho-N-acetylmuramoyl-pentapeptide-transferase, with the protein MFQWIYESFGNDYGFLRVFSYVTLRAMMAGLTSMFITFLFGKALISFLLSLKFRESVRNDGPQSHAAKSGTPTMGGLIMILSLTVSTLLWGNLSNLNVLLLLVSAILFAGLGFTDDYMKSVKKIKGGMRARTKFLVTIFFAVSITTLYFYFTGKSNTNATKGVVFTITDLFLPFVKGPVWNLGLLAVPFAIIVLIGSSHAVNLTDGLDGLASGTVVIATATFALISYVSGTPSAANYLHIPYLPGSHEYAVFLAGLSGALLGFLWFNCHPAQVFMGDTGSLFLGSTLGLVAIMLKKEILLVILGGIFVAEAVSVILQVGSFKLTGKRIFKMAPLHHHFELSGWSEEKVVIRFWIIGIILAIITLSTLKIQ; encoded by the coding sequence ATGTTCCAGTGGATTTATGAATCGTTTGGAAACGATTATGGTTTTTTACGAGTTTTTAGTTATGTTACCCTACGAGCCATGATGGCGGGTCTTACCTCTATGTTCATCACCTTTCTTTTTGGGAAGGCTTTGATTTCTTTCCTACTTTCCTTAAAATTTCGAGAATCTGTTCGAAATGATGGTCCGCAGTCACATGCGGCAAAATCGGGAACTCCAACGATGGGTGGGCTCATTATGATCCTGTCTCTGACCGTCTCTACTTTGTTATGGGGAAATCTTTCTAATTTAAATGTTTTGTTACTTCTGGTCTCTGCCATTTTATTTGCAGGACTTGGGTTTACTGATGACTATATGAAGTCCGTAAAAAAAATCAAAGGGGGTATGCGAGCAAGAACTAAATTTCTTGTGACCATCTTCTTTGCTGTTTCCATCACCACTCTTTATTTTTATTTTACCGGCAAATCCAATACAAATGCCACGAAAGGTGTTGTGTTTACAATTACCGATTTGTTTTTACCTTTTGTGAAAGGACCTGTTTGGAATTTGGGACTACTTGCTGTTCCTTTTGCCATCATCGTTTTGATAGGCAGTTCGCATGCGGTCAATCTTACTGATGGACTGGATGGACTGGCCTCCGGAACCGTTGTGATTGCAACGGCGACTTTTGCTCTCATTTCTTATGTATCGGGAACACCTTCGGCAGCAAACTATTTGCACATTCCCTATTTACCTGGTTCGCATGAATATGCGGTTTTCCTTGCTGGACTTTCTGGTGCCTTACTTGGATTTTTATGGTTCAATTGCCATCCCGCACAAGTTTTTATGGGGGATACCGGTTCTTTGTTTCTTGGTTCTACCTTAGGTCTTGTTGCGATTATGTTAAAAAAAGAAATCCTCCTTGTGATCCTTGGAGGAATCTTTGTCGCTGAAGCAGTGAGTGTCATTTTACAAGTGGGATCTTTTAAACTTACTGGAAAACGAATCTTTAAGATGGCTCCCTTACACCACCATTTTGAATTGTCCGGTTGGTCGGAAGAAAAGGTAGTGATTCGGTTTTGGATCATTGGGATCATCCTTGCCATCATCACTTTGTCTACACTAAAGATCCAATAG
- a CDS encoding UDP-N-acetylmuramoyl-L-alanyl-D-glutamate--2,6-diaminopimelate ligase, with amino-acid sequence MKLSEIIKRIPEIKLIQGDNSIEVDYIWADSRKLKPSDIFVLPDDTIERQESFLVMAKEIGVKVVLVSKRHLKLKGLESFPVILETEDAVGEAHGKIACFLAGNPAKKLKIVAITGTNGKTSLTFILFHLARKVGKNAALIGTVQIQIMDRILESGYTTPDASSLNLLLKQMLEEGIEYVFMEMSSHGLKLGRVAGLEITCAGFTNLTQDHLDFHSNMDDYFESKFKIFQLLEQSSVKNKFGLVAGDVPFGTEMIQRIEKAKLKSPIFVFGKAGEFNFSNTKLSLLQSEYRFHKKAKNLPFVEVRSIKTNLLGNFNVFNTSFALAIAYELGFPWEEVISCLENIPTVPGRFHVVPYPDKSRIAVVDYAHTPDALENILKSCVEIAPKQLICLFGCGGDRDRTKRPLMAKIAEKLSDFVILTSDNPRTENPESILDEIEAGFSRGFKRYEKITDRRVAIQRAVALLERDGILVVAGKGHETYQIIGKEKTKFVDFEEIENGFQNLGL; translated from the coding sequence ATGAAATTATCTGAAATCATCAAACGAATCCCCGAAATCAAACTCATCCAAGGGGATAACTCTATTGAAGTGGATTATATCTGGGCAGACAGTCGTAAACTAAAACCCAGTGATATTTTTGTTTTACCCGATGATACGATAGAAAGACAAGAATCCTTTTTGGTTATGGCCAAAGAGATTGGTGTGAAGGTTGTCCTTGTCTCCAAACGCCATTTAAAATTAAAAGGATTGGAATCTTTTCCCGTGATCCTTGAGACCGAAGATGCAGTCGGTGAAGCACACGGAAAAATCGCCTGTTTTCTTGCCGGTAATCCTGCGAAAAAACTAAAAATTGTCGCCATCACCGGCACCAACGGAAAAACTTCTTTAACTTTTATCCTTTTCCACCTAGCAAGAAAAGTCGGTAAAAATGCTGCTCTTATCGGAACCGTACAAATCCAAATTATGGATCGAATTTTAGAATCTGGATATACAACTCCCGATGCCTCATCTCTCAACCTTTTACTCAAACAAATGTTAGAGGAAGGAATTGAGTATGTGTTTATGGAAATGAGTAGCCATGGACTGAAACTCGGACGGGTCGCAGGTTTAGAAATTACTTGTGCTGGATTTACAAACCTGACCCAAGACCACCTGGACTTTCATTCTAATATGGATGATTATTTTGAAAGTAAGTTTAAAATTTTCCAACTTTTAGAACAATCATCTGTAAAAAATAAATTCGGACTTGTGGCCGGTGATGTTCCTTTTGGAACCGAGATGATCCAAAGAATCGAAAAGGCAAAATTAAAATCTCCGATTTTTGTTTTTGGAAAGGCTGGGGAATTTAATTTCTCAAACACCAAACTTTCGTTATTGCAGAGCGAATATAGATTTCATAAAAAAGCAAAAAATTTACCATTTGTAGAAGTTCGTTCTATCAAAACCAATCTCCTGGGAAATTTTAATGTTTTTAATACCTCCTTTGCTCTCGCAATTGCTTATGAACTTGGATTTCCCTGGGAAGAAGTGATTTCTTGTTTGGAGAATATTCCCACAGTTCCAGGCAGGTTTCATGTGGTTCCTTATCCTGACAAATCCAGAATTGCCGTTGTGGATTATGCTCACACTCCCGATGCCTTAGAAAATATTTTAAAAAGTTGTGTGGAAATTGCTCCGAAACAACTCATTTGTCTTTTTGGATGTGGAGGGGATAGAGACCGCACCAAACGACCGCTAATGGCAAAAATTGCGGAAAAATTATCAGATTTTGTCATTCTTACTTCTGATAACCCAAGAACCGAAAATCCAGAATCCATTTTGGATGAAATCGAAGCAGGATTTTCTCGTGGTTTCAAAAGGTATGAAAAAATTACTGACCGACGGGTTGCCATCCAAAGAGCTGTGGCACTACTCGAACGAGATGGGATTTTAGTGGTAGCTGGGAAAGGCCACGAAACTTACCAAATCATTGGAAAAGAAAAAACAAAATTTGTAGATTTCGAAGAAATAGAGAATGGATTTCAAAATTTAGGACTTTAG